From one Solanum lycopersicum chromosome 12, SLM_r2.1 genomic stretch:
- the LOC101268256 gene encoding uncharacterized protein — translation MATSLTMAARRAAAFTRIPSSTTASLVQRRGLAGAADHHGPPKVNCWKEPMNPGQWKEEHFVIASLSGWGLLFFGAYKLFSGGKKNKEENLVQASQ, via the exons ATGGCTACCTCGTTGACAATGGCGGCTCGTCGAGCGGCAGCCTTCACTCGAATCCCCTCCTCAACCACTGCGTCTCTTGTTCAGCGCCGCGGCCTTGCCGGCGCAGCTG ATCATCATGGGCCTCCTAAGGTCAATTGCTGGAAAGAACCGATGAATCCTGGTCAATGGAAGGAAGAACAT TTTGTGATTGCATCTTTGTCCGGTTGGGGCTTGCTTTTCTTTGGTGCATACAAGTTATTCTCTGGAGGCAAGAAGAACAAAGAAGAG AACTTGGTGCAAGCATCACAATAA
- the LOC101268550 gene encoding syntaxin-124 has translation MNDLFSNSFKKYQDLKKQTEVDDLEGGQDGQPGTESIDLAKFFEDVENVKEDMKDVEKFHKKLQESNEESKLVHNAKTVKEIRSRMDSDVSQVLKRVKMIKGKLEALERSNAAHRKISGCGPGSSADRTRTSVVSGLGKKLKVLMDDFQGLRTRMNDEYKETVARRYFTVTGEKADDGLIENLISSGESESFLQKAIQEQGRGQIMDTISEIQERHDAVKEIEKNLIELHQIFLDMAALVEAQGQQLNDIESHVAHASSFVRRGTEQLQEAREIQKSSRKCACFAVFLIILLIILLTFPLWWPLVASKIL, from the exons ATGAATGACTTATTCTCTAATTCGTTTAAAAAGTATCAGGACCTTAAAAAACAGACCGAAGTAGATGATTTGGAGGGTGGTCAAGATGGCCAACCAGGAACTGAAAGTATTGATCTTGCTAAATTCTTTGAAGATGTAGAAAATGTGAAAGAAGATATGAAAGATGTCGAAAAATTTCATAAGAAATTACAAGAATCAAATGAAGAGAGCAAACTTGTGCATAATGCCAAGACTGTGAAAGAAATAAGGTCTAGGATGGATTCAGATGTGTCACAGGTCTTAAAACGCGTTAAGATGATCAAAGGAAAATTGGAAGCCCTCGAACGATCCAATGCAGCTCATAGGAAGATCTCGGGGTGTGGACCAGGTTCTTCTGCAGATCGAACAAGGACTTCTGTAGTTAGTGGTTtaggaaagaaattaaaagtacTCATGGATGATTTTCAAGGATTGAGGAcaagaatgaatgatgaatATAAGGAAACAGTTGCAAGAAGGTACTTTACTGTGACAGGAGAGAAAGCTGACGATGGGTTAATTGAGAATTTGATATCAAGTGGGGAGAGCGAGTCTTTCCTCCAAAAGGCAATCCAGGAACAAG GTAGGGGTCAGATTATGGACACAATTTCCGAAATACAAGAAAGACATGATGCTGTGAAAGAGATTGAGAAGAATTTGATTGAGCTACACCAAATATTTTTAGACATGGCTGCATTGGTGGAAGCACAAGGGCAACAATTAAATGATATTGAAAGTCATGTGGCACATGCAAGTTCCTTTGTTAGGAGGGGCACAGAGCAATTACAAGAAGCTAGGGAGATTCAAAAAAGTTCAAGAAAGTGTGCTTGTTTTGCTGTTTTCCTCATCATTTTGCTTATCATTCTTCTTACTTTCCCACTATGGTGGCCATTAGTTGCTAGCAAAATATTATAA